From a single Glycine soja cultivar W05 chromosome 19, ASM419377v2, whole genome shotgun sequence genomic region:
- the LOC114400853 gene encoding auxin-induced protein AUX28, whose product MEVGLKKENMGFEETELRLGLPGNGGTEEVLIRKRGFSETETGHEDESATTVDLMLNLSSKEAATTAAAAADPTDKHKTLPKEKTLLPADPAKPPAKTQVVGWPPVRSFRKNMLAVQKSVGEESEKNSSPNASFVKVSMDGAPYLRKVDLKMYKSYRELSDSLGKMFSSFTFGNCESQGMKDFMNESKLNDLLNSSDYVPTYEDKDGDWMLVGDVPWEMFVESCKRLRIMKGKEAIGLGLAPRAMAKCKNRS is encoded by the exons ATGGAGGTTGGCCTCAAGAAGGAGAACATGGGGTTTGAGGAAACTGAGTTAAGGCTTGGACTGCCTGGAAACGGAGGCACTGAAGAAGTGCTCATCAGGAAGAGGGGTTTCTCTGAGACTGAAACTGGTCATGAAGATGAGTCTGCCACCACTGTGGATTTGATGCTTAATCTTTCTTCTAAGGAGGCCGCAAccactgctgctgctgctgcagaTCCAACTGATAAGCACAAGACTTTGCCTAAGGAGAAGACCCTTCTGCCAGCAGATCCTGCTAAGCCTCCAGCCAA GACGCAGGTGGTGGGTTGGCCACCTGTGCGGTCCTTCCGGAAGAACATGTTGGCTGTGCAAAAGAGCGTTGGAGAAGAGAGCGAGAAGAACAGCAGCCCTAATGCAAGCTTTGTCAAAGTTAGCATGGATGGAGCACCTTACCTTCGCAAAGTGGACTTGAAGATGTACAAGAGTTACCGAGAGCTCTCTGATTCTTTAGGCAAAATGTTCAGCTCCTTCACCtttg GCAATTGTGAATCCCAAGGAATGAAGGATTTCATGAATGAGAGCAAGCTGAATGATCTCTTGAACAGCTCTGATTATGTCCCAACCTATGAGGACAAGGATGGTGACTGGATGCTTGTCGGTGATGTCCCATGGGA GATGTTTGTTGAATCATGCAAGCGTTTACGCATCATGAAAGGAAAGGAGGCTATTGGTCTTGGTCTTG caCCAAGAGCCATGGCAAAATGCAAGAACAGGAGCTAG
- the LOC114397948 gene encoding putative uridine kinase C227.14 isoform X3 — translation MEATFSSTTARGYWNQTRGSTEPLLLRVDEARDRKPSSLSIARPSKFVQLSLARTRKSSFFKVLSAEKEQIHVVEGRLLVGLAGPPGAGKSTLAHEVARRINKLWPEKASSFDSQVQLPDVAIVVPMDGFHLYRSELDEMENPEEAHARRGAPWTFNPLRLLQCLKNLRMHGSVYVPSFDHGVGDPVEDDIFVNLQHKVVIVEGNYLLLEDGVWKEISSLFDEKWFIDIDIDKAMQRVLKRHISTGKPPDIAKQRIENNDRLNAELIMKSKKNADIIIKSIDF, via the exons ATGGAAGCGACATTCTCTTCAACGACGGCAAGAGGATACTGGAATCAGACACGTGGTTCGACAG AACCTTTGTTGCTGAGAGTAGATGAGGCTCGCGATCGGAAACCGAGTTCACTGTCCATTGCGCGGCCTAGCAAGTTCGTGCAGCTGTCACTTGCTCGAACCAGGAAGAGTTCTTTCTTTAAG GTGTTATCTGCTGAAAAGGAACAAATTCACGTTGTAGAGGGAAG GCTTTTAGTTGGGCTGGCTGGTCCTCCTGGTGCTGGAAAAAGCACTCTAGCACATGAAGTAGCCAGACGTATAAACAAACTTTGGCCAGAGAAAGCTTCTTCCTTTGACTCTCAGGTTCAACTTCCAGATGTTGCTATTGTGGTTCCCATGGATGGTTTTCATCTTTACCGATCTGAACTAGACGAAATGGAG AATCCCGAGGAAGCACATGCCAGAAGGGGAG CTCCCTGGACATTCAATCCATTGCGACTACTTCAATGTCTCAAGAATCTGAGAATGCAT GGATCAGTTTATGTACCATCATTTGACCATGGTGTTGGGGACCCAGTTGAAGATGATATCTTTGTGAACCTTCA GCACAAGGTTGTTATTGTAGAAGGTAACTATTTGCTCTTGGAAGATGGGGTATGGAAGGAGATATCGTCTTTGTTTGACGAGAAATG GTTTATTGATATTGACATTGACAAAGCAATGCAGCGAGTTTTAAAGAGGCATATTTCAACTG GCAAGCCTCCAGACATTGCTAAACAGCGG ATAGAGAACAACGACAGGCTTAATGCAGAACTTATAATGAAGTCCAAGAAAAATGCTGATATAATAATAAAGTCAATTGATTTCTGA
- the LOC114397948 gene encoding putative uridine kinase C227.14 isoform X1 has product MEATFSSTTARGYWNQTRGSTEPLLLRVDEARDRKPSSLSIARPSKFVQLSLARTRKSSFFKVLSAEKEQIHVVEGSRVDELYDALVTRILPLVSVSSNPNHKLLVGLAGPPGAGKSTLAHEVARRINKLWPEKASSFDSQVQLPDVAIVVPMDGFHLYRSELDEMENPEEAHARRGAPWTFNPLRLLQCLKNLRMHGSVYVPSFDHGVGDPVEDDIFVNLQHKVVIVEGNYLLLEDGVWKEISSLFDEKWFIDIDIDKAMQRVLKRHISTGKPPDIAKQRIENNDRLNAELIMKSKKNADIIIKSIDF; this is encoded by the exons ATGGAAGCGACATTCTCTTCAACGACGGCAAGAGGATACTGGAATCAGACACGTGGTTCGACAG AACCTTTGTTGCTGAGAGTAGATGAGGCTCGCGATCGGAAACCGAGTTCACTGTCCATTGCGCGGCCTAGCAAGTTCGTGCAGCTGTCACTTGCTCGAACCAGGAAGAGTTCTTTCTTTAAG GTGTTATCTGCTGAAAAGGAACAAATTCACGTTGTAGAGGGAAG TCGTGTTGATGAGTTATATGATGCATTGGTTACACGTATTCTGCCTTTGGTCTCAGTGTCATCAAATCCTAATCACAA GCTTTTAGTTGGGCTGGCTGGTCCTCCTGGTGCTGGAAAAAGCACTCTAGCACATGAAGTAGCCAGACGTATAAACAAACTTTGGCCAGAGAAAGCTTCTTCCTTTGACTCTCAGGTTCAACTTCCAGATGTTGCTATTGTGGTTCCCATGGATGGTTTTCATCTTTACCGATCTGAACTAGACGAAATGGAG AATCCCGAGGAAGCACATGCCAGAAGGGGAG CTCCCTGGACATTCAATCCATTGCGACTACTTCAATGTCTCAAGAATCTGAGAATGCAT GGATCAGTTTATGTACCATCATTTGACCATGGTGTTGGGGACCCAGTTGAAGATGATATCTTTGTGAACCTTCA GCACAAGGTTGTTATTGTAGAAGGTAACTATTTGCTCTTGGAAGATGGGGTATGGAAGGAGATATCGTCTTTGTTTGACGAGAAATG GTTTATTGATATTGACATTGACAAAGCAATGCAGCGAGTTTTAAAGAGGCATATTTCAACTG GCAAGCCTCCAGACATTGCTAAACAGCGG ATAGAGAACAACGACAGGCTTAATGCAGAACTTATAATGAAGTCCAAGAAAAATGCTGATATAATAATAAAGTCAATTGATTTCTGA
- the LOC114397948 gene encoding putative uridine kinase C227.14 isoform X2 has protein sequence MEATFSSTTARGYWNQTRGSTDEARDRKPSSLSIARPSKFVQLSLARTRKSSFFKVLSAEKEQIHVVEGSRVDELYDALVTRILPLVSVSSNPNHKLLVGLAGPPGAGKSTLAHEVARRINKLWPEKASSFDSQVQLPDVAIVVPMDGFHLYRSELDEMENPEEAHARRGAPWTFNPLRLLQCLKNLRMHGSVYVPSFDHGVGDPVEDDIFVNLQHKVVIVEGNYLLLEDGVWKEISSLFDEKWFIDIDIDKAMQRVLKRHISTGKPPDIAKQRIENNDRLNAELIMKSKKNADIIIKSIDF, from the exons ATGGAAGCGACATTCTCTTCAACGACGGCAAGAGGATACTGGAATCAGACACGTGGTTCGACAG ATGAGGCTCGCGATCGGAAACCGAGTTCACTGTCCATTGCGCGGCCTAGCAAGTTCGTGCAGCTGTCACTTGCTCGAACCAGGAAGAGTTCTTTCTTTAAG GTGTTATCTGCTGAAAAGGAACAAATTCACGTTGTAGAGGGAAG TCGTGTTGATGAGTTATATGATGCATTGGTTACACGTATTCTGCCTTTGGTCTCAGTGTCATCAAATCCTAATCACAA GCTTTTAGTTGGGCTGGCTGGTCCTCCTGGTGCTGGAAAAAGCACTCTAGCACATGAAGTAGCCAGACGTATAAACAAACTTTGGCCAGAGAAAGCTTCTTCCTTTGACTCTCAGGTTCAACTTCCAGATGTTGCTATTGTGGTTCCCATGGATGGTTTTCATCTTTACCGATCTGAACTAGACGAAATGGAG AATCCCGAGGAAGCACATGCCAGAAGGGGAG CTCCCTGGACATTCAATCCATTGCGACTACTTCAATGTCTCAAGAATCTGAGAATGCAT GGATCAGTTTATGTACCATCATTTGACCATGGTGTTGGGGACCCAGTTGAAGATGATATCTTTGTGAACCTTCA GCACAAGGTTGTTATTGTAGAAGGTAACTATTTGCTCTTGGAAGATGGGGTATGGAAGGAGATATCGTCTTTGTTTGACGAGAAATG GTTTATTGATATTGACATTGACAAAGCAATGCAGCGAGTTTTAAAGAGGCATATTTCAACTG GCAAGCCTCCAGACATTGCTAAACAGCGG ATAGAGAACAACGACAGGCTTAATGCAGAACTTATAATGAAGTCCAAGAAAAATGCTGATATAATAATAAAGTCAATTGATTTCTGA
- the LOC114399017 gene encoding F-box/LRR-repeat protein 17-like, whose amino-acid sequence MLPLPSSFTKPNSHTSQFTNHTMQHFHPEPHIAPTVSSDAKRSGKKRGSYNCGRCGLPKKGHDCTGKTAPTPTSASSATPSHSSFSAVSAPSSGSASRRPLSHLRRALSFDEDEAGRLDPSEPADVWSVEDDLDSSGLPGNLLWEVLRRLPPAGLLTAAMVSRGWREMTRSLWRAAEELRIRVPAWAQVGFVSSILQKCPGIVTLSLKMESDVDSTILACIAFSCPNLAFLEISVSDPAVNRISGGEFARFVADKKSLKSLKMEGCSNLGGFVLCSSSLSTLWLSDLYSLSKMVFNCPQLREVSLEFAHQESDSTDLTTMVEGLGRSCPRLKNIHISSMHLSHAAVLALTAAQLRGLRMLSLVLGSEVTDASVAAIASSYLNLELLDLSGSSISDSGISMICNVFSETLTRLLLALCPNVTSSGIQFATAQLPHLELMDCGMTICEPNSHHPTADESNRKLQKTFATNLHLTNQKLIIKHSCLKKLSLWGCSGLDALYLNCPQLNDLNLNSCRNLHPERLLLQCPSLENVYASGCQDMLIGAIQSQVCNAFTDMENPSPCKRLPDGSKRVRVPHLVNTESPEDEKKGRRKKRRLCNVVVD is encoded by the exons aTGCTTCCTTTGCCGTCTTCATTCACCAAACCAAACTCCCACACTTCACAATTCACAAATCACACTATGCAACATTTTCACCCGGAGCCCCACATCGCTCCCACCGTCTCTTCCGACGCTAAGCGTAGCGGCAAAAAGCGCGGCAGCTACAACTGCGGCCGCTGCGGCCTCCCTAAGAAGGGCCATGACTGCACCGGCAAGACCGCCCCCACTCCCACCTCCGCTTCTTCCGCCACCCCTTCCCACTCCTCTTTCTCCGCCGTTTCCGCTCCTTCCTCCGGCTCCGCCTCCCGCCGCCCGCTGTCTCACCTCCGCCGCGCTCTCTCCTTCGACGAGGACGAAGCCGGCAGGCTCGATCCGTCGGAGCCCGCCGATGTGTGGTCTGTAGAGGATGATCTGGATTCGTCTGGTTTGCCGGGGAATCTTCTATGGGAAGTGTTGAGGAGGCTGCCGCCGGCGGGGCTGTTAACGGCGGCGATGGTGAGCAGAGGTTGGAGGGAGATGACAAGGAGTTTGTGGAGAGCGGCGGAGGAGTTAAGGATTAGGGTTCCGGCGTGGGCTCAGGTGGGTTTTGTGTCGTCAATTTTGCAGAAGTGTCCGGGGATCGTGACACTCTCTCTTAAAATGGAAAG TGATGTGGATTCCACGATACTGGCTTGTATTGCGTTCTCGTGCCCTAATTTGGCATTCTTGGAGATCTCGGTCTCTGATCCTGCAGTTAATCGGATCAGCGG GGGTGAATTTGCTCGATTTGTTGCTGATAAAAAGAGCCTCAAAAGCCTCAAGATGGAAGGTTGTTCTAACCTTGGAGGTTTTGTTCTTTGTTCGTCTAGTCTTTCTACCCTTTGGCTGTCTGATTTATACTCTCTGTCTAAAATG GTCTTTAATTGTCCTCAGTTGAGAGAGGTTTCATTGGAGTTTGCTCACCAAGAAAGTGACAGTACTGATCTTACAACCATGGTTGAAGGTTTGGGAAGAAGTTGCCCGAGGTTgaaaaacatacatatatctTCAATGCATCTTTCTCATGCTGCTGTGCTTGCTCTTACTGCTGCTCAGTTAAG GGGGCTGCGAATGCTTTCACTTGTTCTTGGATCCGAAGTTACCGATGCATCTGTTGCTGCAATTGCCTCAAGCTATCTAAATCTGGAATTGCTTGATCTCAGTGG ATCCAGCATCAGTGACAGTGGCATTAGCATGATTTGCAATGTGTTCTCTGAAACATTGACAAGGCTCCTTCTCGCTCTTTGCCCCAATGTGACTTCAA GTGGCATTCAATTTGCTACGGCTCAATTGCCACATCTTGAACTTATGGACTGTGGCATGACCATATGTGAACCTAATTCCCACCATCCAACTGCTGATGAAAGTAACCGCAAATTACAGAAAACATTTGCTACTAATCTACACCTTACAAACCAAAAGCTAATAATCAAACATAGTTGTTTAAAGAAACTTAGTTTGTGGGGATGCTCAGGCTTGGAT GCCTTGTATTTAAACTGCCCACAACTCAATGATCTTAATCTAAATTCTTGTAGAAATTTGCATCCAG AGAGACTGTTGCTTCAGTGCCCCAGTCTAGAAAATGTGTATGCATCTGGTTGTCAGGACATGTTAATTGGGGCTATCCAAAGTCAG GTTTGCAATGCTTTTACTGATATGGAAAACCCTTCACCTTGTAAGCGTTTACCTGATGGCTCCAAAAGGGTTCGGGTACCTCATTTAGTTAATACTGAG TCGCCTGAGGATGAGAAGAagggaaggagaaagaagagacGGCTTTGTAACGTGGTTGTTGATTGA
- the LOC114397986 gene encoding photosystem II reaction center W protein, chloroplastic-like gives MATIIAGIPTTSITRAGLVLKRPVGASSSTVLGLPAMAKAGKVRCSMEEKPSSSSNIGMGASLLAAAVAATMSSPAMALVDERLSTEGTGLPFGLSNNLLGWILFGVFGLIWALYFVYASTLEEDEESGLSL, from the exons ATGGCAACCATCATCGCCGGCATCCCAACTACATCGATCACTCGCGCAGGTCTTGTGCTCAAACGACCTGTTGGAGCCTCGTCCTCTACCGTTCTTG GATTGCCAGCAATGGCTAAGGCAGGGAAAGTGAGGTGCTCCATGGAGGAAAAGCCTTCAAGCAGCTCAAATATAGGGATGGGGGCATCCTTGTTAGCAGCTGCAGTTGCCGCAACCATGTCAAGCCCAGCCATGGCTTTGGTGGATGAGAGACTCAGCACTGAAGGAACCGGGCTTCCCTTTGGGCTTAGCAACAACCTCCTTGGTTGGATCCTGTTTGGTGTCTTCGGTCTTATATGGGCTCTCTACTTTGTCTACGCTTCCACCCTTGAAGAGGATGAAGAGTCTGGATTGTCCCTCTAA